In Phyllostomus discolor isolate MPI-MPIP mPhyDis1 chromosome 2, mPhyDis1.pri.v3, whole genome shotgun sequence, the following are encoded in one genomic region:
- the IL22 gene encoding interleukin-22 encodes MATLQKSASFSLMGTLAASCLLLIALSVQGGAAVPIRSHCRLDKSNFQRPYITNHTFMLANEASLADNNTDVRLIGEKLFRGVNMSERCYLMKQVLNFTVEEVLLPQSDRFQPYMHEVVSFLARLSNELSQCRIERDDQHIRRNVQQLKDTVKKLGESGKIKAIGELNLLFMFLKNACI; translated from the exons ATGGCCACCCTGCAGAAATCTGCAAGCTTTTCCCTTATGGGGACTCTGGctgccagctgcctccttctCATTGCCCTGTCGGTGCAGGGAGGAGCAGCCGTGCCCATCAGGTCTCACTGCAGGCTTGATAAGTCCAACTTCCAGCGGCCCTACATCACCAACCACACCTTCATGCTGGCTAACGAG gCTAGTTTGGCAGATAACAACACAGATGTTCGTCTCATTGGAGAGAAACTGTTCCGCGGAGTCAAT ATGAGTGAGCGCTGCTATCTGATGAAGCAGGTGCTGAACTTTACTGTTGAAGAAGTGCTGCTCCCCCAGTCTGATAGATTCCAGCCTTACATGCACGAGGTGGTGTCCTTCCTGGCCAGACTCAGCAATGAGCTAAGCCAGTGT CGCATTGAGCGTGATGACCAGCATATCCGCAGAAATGTGCAACAGCTGAAGGACACGGTGAAAAAG CTTGGAGAGAGTGGCAAGATTAAAGCAATTGGAGAACTAAATTTGCTGTTTATGTTCCTGAAAAATGCCTGCATTTGA